One Aegilops tauschii subsp. strangulata cultivar AL8/78 chromosome 7, Aet v6.0, whole genome shotgun sequence genomic window carries:
- the LOC109765528 gene encoding uncharacterized protein → MGVKLTLPPAALISQVAKLGSLLALLLLALLLPVFLRVAYGYLLFNGIVLALGIQAFVGSGGASIADDEDRHGSSCTGEAVAPVGIAASPFQRAGSVQPDDRDRVVLVPAFVASNIIELKTKTKEVVLKVLKKCPSTAGIFFLSALNGSQAGGEETVRQEEEEEDCEVDMDGDVKMSREELFANTERFIGNFRRELSMQRQ, encoded by the coding sequence ATGGGGGTAAAGCTCACGCTCCCGCCGGCGGCACTGATCTCCCAGGTGGCCAAGCTGGGCtccctcctcgccctcctcctcctcgcgctGCTGCTGCCCGTCTTCCTCAGGGTCGCCTACGGCTACCTCCTCTTCAACGGCATCGTCCTCGCGCTCGGCATCCAGGCCTTCGTCGGCAGCGGCGGCGCTTCCATCGCCGACGACGAAGACCGGCACGGGTCTTCCTGTACCGGTGAGGCCGTCGCGCCCGTCGGTATCGCAGCCTCGCCGTTCCAGAGGGCTGGATCAGTCCAGCCCGACGATCGGGATCGTGTGGTGCTGGTACCTGCCTTTGTAGCGAGTAATATAATCGAGCTGAAGACGAAGACCAAGGAGGTGGTCCTGAAGGTGCTGAAGAAGTGCCCGTCGACGGCGGGCATCTTCTTCCTCAGCGCGCTGAACGGCAGCCAGGCCGGTGGAGAGGAAACGGTACGtcaagaggaggaggaggaagattgTGAAGTCGACATGGACGGCGACGTGAAGATGAGTCGGGAGGAGCTGTTTGCCAACACGGAGCGGTTCATCGGCAACTTCCGCAGGGAGCTCAGCATGCAGAGACAGTAG